The nucleotide sequence CACACGGCGGTGGCGCAGGGTCTGTGCATCCACGTCCGCGTAGCCCGCCCAAGCGGTGCCCGCGCCCGGCGCGACGCCCAGTCCCGCGTCGGCGATCCAGGCCGGGGCCCGGTGGACTGGGCTGTGGTGCAGCAGGTCGTAGGGCAGGTCCCGCGGCGTCCCCTCGATCGTGGCCCGCAGCCGGCGGGAGGCGGCGTCGATCGACTGCACGTGGGCGCTCGTCAGGACCGTGATGCCGTAGCGCCGGACCCAGGGCTGCAGCACCCGGTCCACGTCCGGCTGGCCGAACACGGTGGCGGTGGGCGTCAGCAGGGTCACCTCGATGTCCTGCAGGACACCCTGGCGCTGCCAGTAGTCGCAGGCCAGGTAGAGGATCTTCTGTCCGATCTGCGGCGTGGGCGCCGGGCCGTCCGGGATCGTGAACAGTGCCCGGCCGCGGCGCAGCCCGCGGATCAGCTCCCAGGTCTTGGGGGCCAGCTCCACGGTGTAGTTGGTCGAGGCGTGCGGGCCGGCCATCGCCTCGGCATTGCCGGGGACACGGTCCCAGTCCGGGGTGGACCCCGCGCAGATCACGACGTGCCGGTAGCCGATGTGCTCGCCGGAGGACAGTGTGGCCATCCGTGCCGCCGGATCCAGTGCCTGGACATGGTCCTGGACCCAGCGCACGCCGCGGGGCATCACGCGGTGCTGGGCCCGGGACATCTGCGGCACGCTCTTCAGTCCGGCGCCCACGTAGGAGAGCATCGGCCGGTAGTGGTGCGTGGACTTCGGCTCCGCGATCACGATGTCCGTGATGCCCTTGCGGCGCAGTCGTGCGGCCAGGGAGATCCCGGCATTGCCGCCGCCGATCACGAGGACGTCAGTGGCGTGATCCAAGGGTGCAGTGGTCATCATGACTCCGTGGGACGAGGATGGCTCCACGGCACCGATCGGGGCCGTCCGACCATTCGACCACGAGCCGCGGCGCCCACGCCCGGGCGGTAAGCATCCAGGGGGTGAGGGGGCTCTCAGGACGTCCAACTCGAGGAACTTGTCGGTCGGGACAGCTGATCGCCGGAGCGATGCCGGTGCCTGTTCCGCCAAGGGTCCGGATGAAGTGGCGGCCTTCTGCCGAATATGAATGGCGGCGCACCCTGTCCGGTCGGGTGGCATTCTGCGCATAGATTCTCGGACCATCACTCACTGACAAAGTTGGGCGGCACCCGAGCCGTCACATCGTCACTGAGCTACTCCGGACGGTGCCCCGCGGGTTCGTGATTCCGGTTGGGGCGGCCGAGGAACTCACCGCACCGCCAAGCAGCGGTCTCAGTGTGCCCCTTCAACTGAAAACACCCTCCCTGAAGGTTGTGCGGTCCCTCGCCGTACACGGCCACCGGCCACCGGAGACTCCCGGCTTCACCGAGCAGCGTGGCCAGCATCCCAGGGCTGGCGACTGCTGAACCTGCACCACAGTTGAGCTCGCCTCGGGAGTCCTATTCGTAGTACTTGAAGCGCGGCTCACCCTG is from Kocuria rosea and encodes:
- a CDS encoding NAD(P)/FAD-dependent oxidoreductase encodes the protein MMTTAPLDHATDVLVIGGGNAGISLAARLRRKGITDIVIAEPKSTHHYRPMLSYVGAGLKSVPQMSRAQHRVMPRGVRWVQDHVQALDPAARMATLSSGEHIGYRHVVICAGSTPDWDRVPGNAEAMAGPHASTNYTVELAPKTWELIRGLRRGRALFTIPDGPAPTPQIGQKILYLACDYWQRQGVLQDIEVTLLTPTATVFGQPDVDRVLQPWVRRYGITVLTSAHVQSIDAASRRLRATIEGTPRDLPYDLLHHSPVHRAPAWIADAGLGVAPGAGTAWAGYADVDAQTLRHRRVPTVWACGDAAALETASSGGALRHQTKILTENLLATRDGREPTASYDGYTVTPVTVQRGRAVLAEFDRDNELAPSIPGVPLLAPTRASWFFDLEVLPRDYWNVILRGF